The Pseudomonas fluorescens genome includes a window with the following:
- a CDS encoding lipopolysaccharide kinase InaA family protein, giving the protein MHLSELKNAGRSPGLPLSLELADAAGPAKLQLLSLLRVLPGQRYVGAGVWRGRPVLAKLLVGSKAARHFQRELQGVRLLAEQGLTTPLLLADGLKEGEGGWLLFQLLEGAESLGDAWKQVEHLPLLADEQTAVLAEALGAIAQLHSKGLWQEDLHLDNLLRHDGKLYLIDGAGIRAETPGQPLSRQKVLENLGVFFAQLPKALQPFNEELLVHYLLGNAEHALPMEALQKQIDKVQAWRLKDFLAKVGRECSLFSVQRGAFGLRAIRRDEEAAMTPVLEQADALLDQGHLFKTGGAASVGKVEVNGRTLVIKRYNIKNFAHWLKRFWRPSRAWHSWREGHRLAFLGIATPKPLALLEKRFLWLRRGAYLVTEYLSGPDIIERFAPYVENGDAPETELLALDRLFADLIRERISHGDFKGHNLFWQQDRWALIDLDSMCQHRTHASFAQAYARDRARFMRNWPEDSALYRVIDQRLPREADSVSS; this is encoded by the coding sequence ATGCACTTGTCCGAACTGAAGAACGCCGGCCGCAGTCCCGGCCTGCCCCTGAGCCTGGAGCTGGCCGATGCCGCCGGTCCGGCGAAGTTGCAGCTGCTTTCGCTGTTGCGTGTGTTGCCGGGGCAGCGTTACGTTGGCGCGGGCGTCTGGCGCGGCCGGCCGGTGCTGGCCAAGTTGTTGGTGGGCAGCAAGGCCGCCCGGCATTTTCAACGGGAACTGCAAGGCGTGCGCCTGCTGGCGGAGCAAGGGTTGACGACGCCGCTGTTGCTCGCCGATGGCCTGAAAGAGGGTGAAGGCGGCTGGTTGTTGTTCCAATTGCTCGAAGGCGCCGAGAGCCTGGGGGATGCCTGGAAACAGGTCGAGCACCTGCCATTGCTGGCTGACGAGCAAACGGCGGTATTGGCCGAAGCCCTGGGCGCTATCGCGCAATTGCACAGCAAAGGCCTATGGCAGGAAGACTTGCACCTGGACAATCTGCTGCGGCACGACGGCAAGCTCTACTTGATCGACGGCGCCGGCATCCGTGCTGAAACCCCAGGTCAACCGCTGTCGCGGCAGAAAGTCCTGGAGAACCTGGGAGTGTTTTTCGCTCAGCTTCCCAAAGCCCTCCAGCCGTTCAATGAAGAGCTGTTGGTGCATTACCTGCTGGGCAACGCCGAACACGCGCTGCCCATGGAAGCGCTGCAAAAACAGATCGACAAGGTGCAAGCCTGGCGCCTGAAGGATTTCCTCGCGAAAGTCGGGCGCGAGTGCAGCCTGTTCAGCGTGCAACGCGGGGCGTTTGGCCTGCGGGCGATCCGCCGTGATGAAGAAGCGGCCATGACACCGGTGCTGGAGCAGGCCGATGCATTGCTCGACCAGGGACACCTATTCAAGACCGGCGGCGCGGCCAGTGTCGGCAAAGTCGAGGTGAACGGTCGCACCTTGGTGATCAAGCGCTACAACATCAAGAACTTCGCCCATTGGCTCAAGCGCTTCTGGCGCCCGAGTCGCGCCTGGCATTCCTGGCGCGAAGGCCATCGCCTGGCCTTTCTCGGCATCGCCACGCCCAAGCCCCTGGCTCTGCTGGAAAAGCGTTTCCTGTGGCTGCGCCGCGGTGCGTACCTGGTGACCGAATACCTGTCCGGGCCCGACATCATCGAGCGTTTTGCTCCCTACGTGGAAAACGGTGACGCCCCCGAGACGGAATTGCTGGCGCTGGATCGCTTGTTCGCGGACCTCATCCGCGAACGCATCAGTCACGGCGACTTCAAGGGCCACAACCTGTTCTGGCAGCAAGACCGCTGGGCGTTGATCGACCTCGACTCGATGTGCCAACACCGCACCCACGCCAGCTTCGCCCAGGCCTACGCCCGTGATCGCGCGCGGTTCATGCGTAATTGGCCTGAGGACAGTGCGTTGTATCGGGTGATTGATCAGCGGTTGCCTAGAGAGGCCGATAGCGTCTCTTCCTAG
- a CDS encoding lipopolysaccharide kinase InaA family protein, whose protein sequence is MTDFLAAEDRALLQRHGLDSFEALWARQLDAVDVPNTLGDGWSSVFRLDLEGQGYYLKRQSNYLTRTLSHPFGEPSFSREFRNISRYRQLGIPALQAVFYGQRKVNGEVRAVLLTRALDGWDDLDSLLRRWSTLTAAQRTTILKACGQLARRLHGMHQVHGCFYPKHIFLQASDSGYQAQLIDLEKTRPLLFGLRDRIKDLEPLLRRASIWSHDEVRQLLSVYLDQPLDGALVDSWMTRLTIRRSHKEAR, encoded by the coding sequence ATGACTGATTTTCTGGCCGCTGAAGACCGGGCGTTGTTGCAACGTCATGGCCTGGACAGCTTCGAGGCCTTGTGGGCGCGGCAACTGGACGCGGTGGACGTTCCCAACACCTTGGGTGACGGCTGGAGCAGTGTGTTCCGGCTGGACCTGGAGGGGCAGGGCTATTACCTCAAGCGCCAGAGCAATTACCTGACCCGGACCTTGTCCCACCCGTTTGGCGAGCCGAGTTTTTCCCGGGAGTTTCGCAACATCAGCCGATATCGCCAGTTGGGGATTCCGGCCCTGCAAGCGGTGTTCTATGGTCAGCGCAAGGTGAATGGCGAGGTGCGAGCGGTCTTGCTGACCCGAGCCCTGGACGGCTGGGATGACCTGGATTCACTGCTGCGGCGCTGGTCGACCCTGACGGCGGCGCAACGCACCACCATTTTGAAAGCCTGCGGCCAGTTGGCGCGGCGTCTGCACGGCATGCATCAGGTGCACGGTTGTTTCTATCCAAAACACATCTTTCTGCAAGCCAGCGATAGCGGTTACCAGGCGCAATTGATTGATCTGGAAAAGACCCGGCCACTGCTGTTCGGCCTGCGAGATCGGATCAAGGACCTGGAGCCGTTGCTGCGTCGCGCCTCGATCTGGAGTCACGACGAGGTGCGCCAATTGCTGTCTGTTTATCTGGACCAGCCGCTCGACGGAGCGCTGGTCGATAGCTGGATGACCCGCCTGACCATCCGGCGCAGCCACAAGGAAGCCCGTTGA
- a CDS encoding lipopolysaccharide kinase InaA family protein — protein sequence MSGWTLEPAYADLAQDFGSLEAVFALQGERLTRDPLSEVIRVQRNGVNYYVKRYVGAGKGLRRYLGRPRVKSEWQNLKRFAKWGIPTAEIVAWGLERNGAAYARGAMITRELPHTEDLSALAERCDPRLADRAWVEGVSRQLAGYTRTMHEQRFTHNDLKWRNLLVDDQAKLFLIDCPNGDFWRGFWLKYRITKDLACLDKVAKYHLSATQRLRFYLQYRQRNRLNACDKKRIRHVVRFFEGRE from the coding sequence ATGTCAGGTTGGACACTGGAGCCGGCCTACGCCGACCTGGCGCAGGATTTCGGCAGCCTCGAGGCGGTCTTCGCGTTGCAAGGGGAGCGTTTGACCCGTGATCCGTTGTCAGAGGTGATCCGGGTGCAGCGCAACGGTGTGAATTACTACGTCAAGCGCTACGTCGGGGCGGGCAAGGGCTTGCGCCGTTACCTGGGCAGGCCGCGGGTCAAGTCCGAATGGCAGAACCTCAAGCGCTTCGCCAAGTGGGGCATCCCTACCGCCGAAATCGTCGCCTGGGGCCTGGAGCGAAACGGCGCGGCCTATGCCCGTGGCGCGATGATCACCCGCGAACTGCCGCATACAGAAGACCTCTCGGCGCTGGCCGAGCGTTGCGATCCGAGGCTGGCCGACCGCGCCTGGGTTGAAGGCGTGAGCCGGCAACTGGCCGGTTACACACGGACCATGCACGAGCAGCGCTTCACCCATAATGATCTGAAATGGCGCAACCTGCTGGTCGATGACCAGGCGAAGCTGTTCCTGATCGACTGCCCGAATGGCGACTTCTGGCGCGGCTTCTGGCTCAAGTACCGCATCACCAAGGATTTGGCGTGCCTGGACAAAGTGGCCAAGTATCACTTGTCGGCCACGCAGCGCCTGCGGTTCTACCTGCAATACCGCCAGCGCAACCGGCTCAATGCGTGCGACAAGAAACGCATCCGTCACGTGGTGAGATTTTTCGAGGGGCGTGAATGA
- the rfaP gene encoding lipopolysaccharide core heptose(I) kinase RfaP, translating to MKLMLAEPFKSLWAGRDAFTEVEALKGEVYRELEARRTLRTEVDGRGFFVKIHRGIGWGEIFKNLFTAKLPVLGAGQEWKAIQRLQEAGVPTMTAVAYGEKGSNPADQHSFIVTEELAPTVSLEDFSIDWVKQPPPPALKRALVAEVARMTGMMHRAGVNHRDCYICHFLLHTDKPVTPADFKLSVIDLHRAQTRPAITARWRNKDLAALYFSALDIGLTRRDKLRFLKGYFQQPLRRILAEEASLLAWLEGKANKLYARKQRYGDAL from the coding sequence ATGAAGTTGATGCTGGCCGAACCGTTCAAGAGCCTTTGGGCCGGGCGCGATGCGTTCACCGAAGTCGAAGCGCTCAAGGGCGAGGTCTATCGTGAACTGGAAGCCCGGCGCACCTTGCGCACGGAGGTGGACGGTCGCGGCTTTTTCGTGAAGATCCACCGTGGCATCGGTTGGGGCGAGATCTTCAAGAACTTGTTCACCGCCAAGCTGCCGGTCCTCGGGGCAGGGCAGGAGTGGAAGGCTATCCAGCGTTTGCAGGAGGCTGGCGTGCCGACCATGACCGCTGTCGCCTACGGCGAGAAGGGCAGCAATCCGGCGGACCAGCACTCGTTCATCGTCACCGAAGAGCTGGCGCCGACCGTCAGCCTCGAAGACTTCAGCATCGACTGGGTCAAGCAGCCGCCGCCACCGGCACTCAAGCGTGCCCTGGTCGCCGAAGTGGCGCGCATGACCGGCATGATGCACCGCGCCGGGGTCAACCATCGCGACTGCTACATCTGCCACTTCCTGCTGCACACCGACAAGCCGGTGACGCCTGCCGACTTCAAGCTTTCGGTGATCGACCTGCACCGTGCCCAGACCCGTCCAGCCATTACCGCTCGCTGGCGCAACAAGGACCTGGCGGCGCTGTATTTCTCGGCGCTGGACATTGGCCTGACCCGGCGCGACAAGTTGCGTTTTCTCAAGGGCTATTTCCAGCAGCCGTTGCGCCGGATCCTCGCTGAAGAGGCGTCGCTGCTGGCCTGGCTCGAAGGCAAGGCCAACAAGCTGTATGCCCGCAAGCAGCGATACGGGGACGCGCTCTGA
- a CDS encoding glycosyltransferase family 4 protein produces the protein MQLAFVLYKYFPFGGLQRDFMRIALECQRRGHQIRVYTLIWEGDVPPGFEVLVAPVKALFNHRRNEKLSAWMEADLAKRPVDRLIGFNKMPGLDVYYAADGCFEDKAQNLRNSLYRRWGRYRHFAEYERAVFAKDAKTDVLMISEVQQPLFIKHYGTPLERFHLLPPGIAQDRRRPADADQIRAAFRAEFELADDDLLLVQIGSGFKTKGVDRSLKALAALPAELRKRTRLFVIGQDDPKVFQLQSAALGLGDNVRFLKGRSDIPRFLLGADLLIHPAYNENTGTVLLEALVAGLPVLVSAVCGYAHYIAEADSGLVLDEPFEQAQLTEYLGRMLNDADARTAWSRNGLAFAETADLYSMPQHAADVILAEHAQ, from the coding sequence ATGCAATTGGCTTTTGTCCTTTATAAGTACTTCCCCTTCGGTGGCCTGCAGCGTGACTTCATGCGCATCGCCCTGGAGTGCCAGCGACGCGGTCACCAGATCCGCGTCTACACGCTGATTTGGGAAGGTGACGTGCCGCCCGGCTTCGAAGTGCTGGTCGCGCCGGTCAAGGCGCTGTTCAACCATCGCCGTAACGAGAAGCTCAGTGCGTGGATGGAGGCCGACCTGGCCAAGCGCCCGGTGGACCGTTTGATCGGCTTCAACAAAATGCCCGGCCTGGACGTGTACTACGCTGCCGACGGCTGCTTCGAAGACAAAGCGCAGAACCTGCGCAATTCGCTGTACCGGCGCTGGGGCCGCTACCGGCATTTCGCCGAGTACGAGCGGGCGGTGTTCGCCAAGGATGCCAAGACCGACGTGCTGATGATTTCCGAAGTCCAGCAGCCACTGTTCATCAAGCACTACGGCACACCGCTTGAGCGCTTTCACCTGCTGCCGCCGGGCATCGCCCAGGACCGGCGTCGGCCCGCCGACGCCGACCAGATCCGCGCGGCGTTCCGGGCCGAATTCGAACTGGCCGATGACGACCTGCTGCTGGTGCAGATCGGTTCCGGGTTCAAGACCAAGGGCGTGGATCGCAGCCTCAAGGCTCTGGCCGCGCTGCCCGCCGAATTGAGAAAACGCACCCGGTTGTTTGTAATCGGCCAGGACGACCCCAAGGTATTCCAACTGCAGAGCGCCGCACTGGGGCTCGGTGATAATGTGCGGTTCCTCAAGGGGCGCAGCGACATCCCGCGTTTCCTGCTGGGTGCCGACCTGTTGATCCATCCGGCGTACAACGAGAACACCGGCACCGTACTGCTCGAAGCGCTGGTGGCCGGATTGCCGGTGCTGGTCAGCGCGGTGTGTGGGTACGCCCATTACATCGCCGAGGCCGACAGTGGCCTGGTGCTGGACGAGCCGTTCGAACAAGCCCAGCTCACCGAGTATCTGGGCCGCATGTTGAACGATGCCGATGCCCGGACGGCCTGGAGCCGCAACGGTCTGGCCTTCGCCGAGACGGCCGACCTCTACAGCATGCCGCAGCACGCGGCCGATGTGATTTTGGCGGAGCACGCACAATGA
- the waaC gene encoding lipopolysaccharide heptosyltransferase I: protein MRVLLIKTSSLGDVVHTLPALTDAARAIPGIKFDWVVEEGFAEIPTWHPAVGKVVPVAIRRWRKNLWQTIKSGEWRRFKQSVRAEKYDLVIDAQGLLKSAWLTRYVKAPVAGLDKNSAREPLAARFYSRRLAVARGQHAVERVRQLFALALGYDLPQTLGNYGLNVDRLVELPRPYPYVVFLHGTTWESKHWPELYWRQLTERMGQFGVVVKLPWGNPAEKARAERIANGLRNALVLPKLNLGGMGKVLAGAQACVAVDTGLGHLAAALDVPTISLLGPTNPVLTGAYGKGQIHLASDFPCAPCMQKQCTYPPTAEDARRFDLKREQPLCFTRLNPERVASHLSTLLAEESR from the coding sequence TTGCGGGTATTGCTGATCAAGACCTCTTCGCTGGGGGATGTGGTCCACACCCTGCCGGCGCTGACCGACGCGGCGCGGGCGATTCCCGGCATCAAGTTCGATTGGGTGGTGGAAGAAGGCTTTGCCGAAATCCCCACCTGGCACCCGGCCGTGGGCAAAGTCGTTCCGGTAGCGATCCGTCGCTGGCGCAAGAACCTCTGGCAAACCATCAAGAGTGGCGAATGGCGACGCTTCAAGCAGAGCGTGCGGGCCGAAAAGTACGACCTGGTCATCGACGCCCAAGGCCTGCTGAAAAGCGCCTGGCTGACTCGCTACGTCAAGGCTCCGGTGGCCGGTCTGGATAAAAATTCGGCGCGTGAACCCCTGGCGGCGCGCTTTTATTCCCGGCGCCTGGCGGTGGCCCGTGGTCAGCATGCGGTCGAGCGCGTACGGCAGCTGTTTGCCCTGGCGCTGGGGTATGACTTGCCGCAGACGCTGGGTAACTATGGCCTCAACGTCGATCGATTGGTGGAATTGCCACGCCCCTATCCCTACGTGGTGTTCCTGCACGGCACGACCTGGGAGTCCAAGCATTGGCCCGAACTTTACTGGCGCCAGCTCACCGAGCGCATGGGGCAGTTCGGCGTGGTGGTAAAACTGCCGTGGGGCAACCCCGCCGAAAAGGCCCGGGCCGAACGCATCGCCAACGGGTTGCGCAACGCCCTGGTGCTGCCGAAGCTGAACCTCGGCGGCATGGGCAAGGTGCTTGCCGGTGCCCAGGCCTGTGTGGCCGTGGACACCGGTCTCGGTCATCTGGCCGCGGCCCTGGACGTACCGACCATTTCGTTGCTTGGCCCGACCAATCCGGTGCTGACCGGCGCCTACGGCAAGGGCCAGATCCATCTCGCCAGCGATTTCCCCTGTGCGCCTTGCATGCAAAAGCAGTGCACTTACCCACCCACCGCCGAAGATGCCCGGCGGTTTGACCTGAAACGCGAGCAGCCCCTGTGCTTCACGCGTCTGAACCCCGAGCGTGTTGCCAGCCACCTGAGCACGTTATTGGCTGAGGAGTCGCGCTGA
- the waaF gene encoding lipopolysaccharide heptosyltransferase II translates to MNILIVGPSWVGDMVMAQTLFQCLKQRHPQCEIDVLAPEWSRPILERMPEVRKALSFPLGHGVLELATRRRIGKSLAGQYDQAILLPNSLKSALVPFFAGIPKRTGWRGEFRYGLLNDVRTLDKERYPLMIERFMALAYEPGTELPKPYPRPSLQIDPLTREAALAKFGLSLDRPVLALCPGAEFGESKRWPAEHYAQVAEAKIREGWQVWLFGSKKDHPVGEDIRSRLIPGLREESVNLSGDTSLAEAIDLLSCADSVVSNDSGLMHVAAALNRPLVAVYGSTSPGFTPPLADQVEVVRLGIECSPCFDRTCRFGHYNCLRQLMPSSVNEALERLQGTPVEVR, encoded by the coding sequence ATGAATATTCTGATCGTTGGGCCCAGCTGGGTCGGTGACATGGTGATGGCGCAGACACTGTTCCAGTGCCTGAAACAGCGTCATCCGCAGTGCGAAATCGACGTCCTGGCCCCCGAGTGGAGCCGGCCGATCCTTGAGCGTATGCCCGAGGTACGCAAGGCCTTGAGCTTCCCGCTCGGCCACGGCGTGCTGGAGCTGGCGACCCGTCGGCGCATTGGCAAATCCCTGGCCGGTCAGTACGACCAGGCGATTCTGTTGCCCAATTCGTTGAAATCGGCACTGGTGCCGTTTTTCGCGGGCATCCCCAAACGCACCGGCTGGCGTGGCGAGTTTCGCTACGGCCTGCTCAACGACGTGCGCACGCTGGACAAAGAGCGCTACCCGCTGATGATCGAGCGCTTCATGGCCCTGGCCTACGAGCCTGGGACCGAGTTGCCCAAGCCGTATCCACGACCGAGCCTGCAGATCGACCCGCTCACCCGCGAAGCGGCGCTGGCCAAGTTCGGCCTGAGCCTGGACCGACCGGTATTGGCCCTGTGTCCGGGGGCCGAGTTCGGTGAGTCCAAGCGCTGGCCGGCCGAGCATTACGCCCAGGTTGCCGAGGCGAAGATTCGCGAAGGCTGGCAGGTCTGGCTGTTCGGCTCGAAAAAAGATCATCCGGTGGGCGAGGACATCCGCTCGCGGCTGATCCCGGGCCTTCGGGAGGAGTCGGTAAACCTCAGCGGCGACACGTCCCTGGCCGAGGCCATCGACCTGTTGTCCTGCGCCGATTCGGTGGTCTCCAACGACTCCGGCCTGATGCACGTGGCCGCGGCCCTGAACCGCCCGTTGGTGGCGGTCTACGGTTCCACCTCGCCAGGCTTTACGCCACCGCTGGCCGACCAGGTCGAAGTCGTGCGCCTGGGCATCGAGTGCAGTCCGTGCTTCGACCGCACCTGTCGCTTCGGTCATTACAATTGCCTGCGCCAGCTCATGCCGTCGTCGGTGAACGAGGCCCTGGAGCGTCTGCAGGGCACACCCGTGGAGGTTCGGTAA
- the glnE gene encoding bifunctional [glutamate--ammonia ligase]-adenylyl-L-tyrosine phosphorylase/[glutamate--ammonia-ligase] adenylyltransferase — translation MSLPSLVPISETVPAILQSLVSRAEQSFRAVVALLDDDHGLSAWTPQRWEAFNRIAAASDFVIEQSLRDPVMLLELVRSGELDRSLAPGEMCAQIGAAVRAAETEEELGRVLRRQRTRQQVRIIWRDLTRQADLVQTCRDLSDMADTCIDQAYRWLYQRLSQQFGTPTGRRSGEPQQMVILGMGKLGAVELNLSSDIDLIFAYPEGGETVGVKRPLDNQEFFIRVGQRLIKALDPMTVDGFVFRVDMRLRPYGSAGALVLSFNALEQYYQDQGRDWERYAMIKARVVAGDQVAGAQLLDMLRPFVYRRYLDFSAIEALRTMKQLIQQEVRRKGMADNIKLGSGGIREVEFIAQAFQLIHGGRDLSLQQRPLLKVLGTLEGQGYLPAKVIDELRQGYEFLRYTEHAIQAIADRQTQMLPDNPQDQARIAFMLGFADWSAFHEQLMYWRGRVAWHFGQVIADPDEEAGGESEVVVGGEWLPLWEDSQDEEAACRQLEEGGFVDAPKALKALAALRGSPQLRAMQRLGRERLDAFIPRLLAQAVEHADPDLVLERVLPLVEAVARRSAYLVLLTENPGALRRLLTLCAASPWIAEQITRFPLLLDELLNEGRLFKPPLAPELAAELRERLTRIPEDDLEQQMEALRHFKLAHRLRVAASEIAGSLPLMKVSDYLTWLAEAILEQVLALAWRQTAAKHGVPLRTDGSLCDPGFIIVGYGKVGGLELGHGSDLDLVFIHDGDPHAETDGPKPIDGAQFFTRLGQRIIHLLTAQTNSGQLYEVDMRLRPSGASGLLVSSLGAFARYQENEAWTWEHQALVRARVLVGSQDVGQAFEKVRGQVLGRKRDLPTLRQEVSEMRAKMRDNLGSKVTAAGTAPNAFEATAPFDLKQDAGGIVDIEFMVQYAALAWSEEHPSLVRYTDNIRILDGLQEVGLMSAEDATLLREAYKAYRSAAHRQALQKDAGVIAGDQFVEERRQVLRIWRELGLS, via the coding sequence ATGAGCCTGCCCTCGCTTGTCCCAATATCGGAAACGGTGCCGGCCATTCTCCAGTCATTGGTCAGTCGTGCCGAGCAGTCGTTCCGTGCGGTGGTCGCCTTGCTCGACGACGATCACGGGCTGTCGGCCTGGACCCCGCAGCGCTGGGAGGCGTTCAACCGTATTGCCGCCGCCAGCGACTTTGTCATCGAGCAGAGTCTCCGCGACCCGGTAATGCTGCTGGAGCTGGTGCGCAGCGGCGAGCTGGACCGTAGCCTGGCGCCCGGTGAAATGTGCGCGCAGATCGGTGCCGCCGTGCGGGCCGCCGAGACTGAAGAAGAACTGGGCCGCGTCCTGCGCCGCCAGCGAACCCGCCAGCAGGTACGGATCATCTGGCGTGACCTGACCCGCCAGGCCGACCTGGTCCAGACCTGCCGCGACCTCTCGGACATGGCCGACACCTGCATTGACCAGGCCTATCGATGGTTGTACCAGCGCCTCAGCCAGCAATTCGGCACACCCACCGGACGGCGCAGCGGCGAGCCGCAGCAGATGGTCATCCTGGGCATGGGCAAGCTGGGTGCCGTGGAACTGAACCTGTCGTCGGACATCGATCTGATCTTCGCCTACCCCGAGGGCGGCGAAACCGTTGGCGTCAAGCGACCACTGGATAACCAGGAGTTTTTCATTCGTGTCGGCCAGCGCCTGATCAAGGCCCTGGATCCGATGACCGTCGACGGTTTTGTGTTCCGTGTCGACATGCGCCTGCGTCCCTATGGCTCAGCCGGTGCGCTGGTGCTGAGTTTCAATGCCCTGGAGCAGTATTACCAGGACCAGGGCCGCGACTGGGAACGCTACGCCATGATCAAGGCGCGTGTGGTGGCGGGCGACCAGGTGGCCGGTGCCCAGTTGCTCGACATGCTGCGCCCGTTCGTCTATCGCCGTTACCTGGATTTTTCCGCCATCGAAGCGTTGCGCACCATGAAGCAGCTGATCCAGCAGGAGGTGCGGCGCAAGGGCATGGCCGACAACATCAAGCTGGGCTCGGGCGGCATTCGTGAGGTGGAGTTCATTGCCCAGGCGTTCCAACTGATCCATGGCGGCCGCGACCTGAGCTTGCAGCAGCGTCCGCTGCTCAAGGTGCTGGGGACGCTCGAAGGCCAAGGCTATCTGCCGGCCAAGGTGATCGACGAGCTGCGCCAAGGCTATGAATTCCTGCGTTATACCGAACATGCGATCCAGGCCATCGCCGATCGCCAGACCCAGATGTTGCCGGACAATCCGCAGGACCAGGCGCGCATTGCGTTCATGCTGGGTTTTGCCGACTGGTCGGCCTTTCACGAGCAATTGATGTACTGGCGAGGGCGTGTGGCCTGGCATTTCGGCCAGGTCATCGCCGACCCGGATGAAGAGGCGGGTGGCGAAAGCGAAGTCGTGGTGGGCGGTGAATGGTTGCCGTTGTGGGAAGACAGCCAGGATGAAGAGGCGGCGTGTCGTCAGTTGGAGGAGGGGGGCTTCGTCGATGCACCCAAAGCCCTCAAGGCCTTGGCCGCCCTGCGCGGCAGCCCGCAACTGCGCGCCATGCAGCGCCTGGGACGCGAGCGTCTGGACGCCTTCATTCCACGCCTGCTGGCCCAAGCCGTGGAACATGCCGATCCAGACCTGGTGCTGGAACGGGTGCTGCCCTTGGTCGAAGCGGTAGCCCGCCGCTCGGCCTACCTGGTGTTGTTGACGGAAAACCCCGGCGCACTGCGTCGTTTGCTGACGTTGTGCGCGGCGAGTCCGTGGATTGCTGAACAAATCACCCGGTTCCCCTTGCTGCTCGATGAATTGCTCAATGAGGGCCGGCTGTTCAAGCCGCCCTTGGCGCCGGAGTTGGCGGCGGAATTGCGTGAGCGCCTGACGCGCATCCCCGAGGATGATCTTGAGCAACAAATGGAGGCGCTTCGGCATTTCAAGCTGGCGCATCGCCTGCGGGTGGCCGCCTCGGAAATCGCCGGCAGCCTGCCGCTGATGAAAGTCAGTGATTACCTGACCTGGCTGGCCGAGGCGATTCTCGAACAAGTGTTGGCCCTGGCCTGGCGCCAGACGGCCGCCAAGCACGGCGTGCCTTTGCGCACCGATGGCAGTCTGTGCGATCCGGGCTTCATTATTGTCGGTTATGGGAAAGTCGGCGGCCTGGAATTGGGACATGGTTCCGACCTGGACCTGGTGTTCATCCACGATGGCGATCCGCACGCGGAAACCGACGGTCCCAAACCCATCGATGGTGCGCAGTTCTTCACCCGGCTCGGCCAGCGGATCATTCATCTGCTGACCGCGCAGACCAACTCCGGGCAGTTGTATGAAGTGGATATGCGCCTGCGGCCATCCGGGGCGTCGGGGTTGCTGGTCAGTTCGCTCGGGGCGTTTGCCCGTTACCAGGAGAATGAAGCCTGGACCTGGGAGCATCAGGCGTTGGTGCGGGCGCGGGTGCTGGTGGGCAGCCAGGACGTGGGCCAGGCGTTCGAGAAGGTCCGCGGCCAGGTGCTGGGGCGCAAGCGTGACTTGCCGACGCTGCGCCAGGAGGTCAGCGAAATGCGCGCCAAGATGCGCGACAACCTGGGCAGCAAGGTCACCGCCGCCGGAACCGCGCCAAATGCCTTCGAGGCCACGGCGCCCTTCGACCTCAAGCAGGATGCCGGAGGTATCGTCGATATTGAATTTATGGTGCAATACGCGGCTCTGGCGTGGTCCGAGGAACACCCATCGCTGGTGCGCTACACCGATAACATCCGCATTCTGGACGGGTTGCAGGAGGTCGGGCTGATGTCGGCCGAAGATGCCACGCTGTTGCGCGAAGCCTACAAAGCCTATCGCTCCGCCGCTCACCGCCAGGCCTTGCAGAAAGATGCCGGGGTGATCGCAGGCGACCAGTTCGTGGAGGAGCGTCGGCAGGTGCTGCGGATCTGGCGGGAGCTGGGGCTGAGCTGA